From the Maioricimonas rarisocia genome, one window contains:
- a CDS encoding transglutaminase-like domain-containing protein, producing MTRSLLLTSLLCLSVVATAAADDRRSRSVPDVYALPIEKGGCGGFCTEGRSMYLFQYEGRQLYEVSSSGRLLPRENVSGWYVVDAAVIDGAPIYCSRNRVFRKFAGKIKVNPIPDSEKLISIACDEEEIFLLEAAPKSTIIVLGRKDGRVRRRLQYDGRNPADLVAGDGSLWLLDRGDRCIHRVDRQTGSTTLKFQAGPGVENFTRGLLYRNGELFVHEGDYARLRRVEWKRDGHAIESWSAPLRMAFVQESWNEHDSVTTNVRFWVPVPPTRHTQTVGDVEWSQPPSEMREDRFGQQISYFEGIRIPPGGRHKLTYTVEVTPRAVQYDPPVVPLSALDEIDPDIRGTYLASNRLYQMDDPLVQAAAREARKSVDGSEPEDVRTLIENIADYMVARMTYALDDSWKDAATIAKSNTGSCSEYSFLFSALCRLNKVPTRLVGGIQFGDYAEVHETRGFHRWTEVWFPELGWIPVDVTKIDGAENSLDYEFLFGTPGYFVVVSQGDFDENQLGMAYYILRNYRGGRRKRTTHVEITPVPQPTRKVVRLRN from the coding sequence ATGACCCGATCTCTGCTCCTCACCAGTCTGCTGTGTCTGTCCGTCGTGGCGACCGCTGCCGCCGATGATCGCCGCTCCCGCTCCGTCCCCGATGTTTACGCGCTCCCGATCGAGAAGGGGGGCTGCGGCGGATTCTGCACCGAGGGACGCTCGATGTACCTGTTTCAGTACGAGGGGCGTCAGCTGTACGAGGTCTCCAGCTCGGGGCGACTCCTCCCGCGTGAAAACGTCAGCGGCTGGTATGTCGTCGATGCCGCCGTCATCGATGGGGCGCCGATCTACTGCTCGCGCAACCGGGTGTTCCGGAAGTTTGCCGGCAAGATCAAAGTCAATCCGATTCCCGACTCCGAGAAGCTGATTTCGATCGCCTGCGACGAAGAGGAGATCTTCCTGCTCGAGGCGGCACCGAAGTCGACGATCATCGTTCTCGGTCGCAAGGACGGTCGTGTGCGGCGACGGCTGCAGTACGACGGCAGGAATCCCGCGGACCTTGTCGCAGGGGATGGATCGCTGTGGCTGCTCGATCGGGGGGATCGATGCATTCACCGTGTCGACAGACAGACGGGCAGCACGACGCTCAAGTTTCAGGCCGGGCCGGGAGTCGAGAATTTCACGCGCGGACTTCTGTACCGCAACGGCGAACTGTTTGTGCACGAAGGGGACTACGCGCGGCTGCGCCGCGTCGAGTGGAAGAGGGATGGCCACGCGATCGAGTCCTGGTCGGCACCGCTGCGAATGGCGTTCGTGCAGGAGAGCTGGAACGAGCATGACAGCGTGACCACCAACGTAAGGTTCTGGGTACCGGTCCCTCCGACCCGGCACACCCAGACGGTCGGCGACGTCGAGTGGTCCCAGCCGCCCTCGGAGATGCGGGAAGACCGGTTCGGCCAGCAGATCTCTTACTTCGAAGGAATCCGGATTCCACCCGGCGGGCGACACAAGCTGACGTACACGGTCGAAGTCACGCCGCGTGCGGTGCAGTACGATCCGCCGGTCGTCCCGCTCAGTGCGCTCGATGAGATTGACCCGGACATCCGCGGCACCTACCTCGCGTCGAACCGGCTCTATCAGATGGACGATCCCCTGGTTCAGGCGGCCGCCCGCGAAGCCCGCAAGAGTGTCGACGGCAGCGAGCCGGAAGACGTCCGAACACTGATCGAGAACATTGCCGACTACATGGTGGCCCGCATGACGTATGCGCTCGACGATTCGTGGAAAGATGCGGCCACGATTGCGAAGTCGAATACGGGATCCTGTTCCGAATACTCGTTTCTGTTCTCGGCCCTCTGCCGGCTGAACAAGGTCCCCACACGACTCGTGGGAGGAATTCAGTTCGGAGACTACGCAGAGGTCCACGAAACGCGAGGATTTCATCGCTGGACGGAGGTCTGGTTTCCGGAGCTGGGATGGATTCCCGTCGACGTCACGAAGATCGACGGAGCAGAGAACTCGCTCGACTACGAGTTCCTGTTCGGCACGCCCGGCTATTTCGTGGTCGTGTCGCAGGGTGACTTCGACGAGAATCAGCTCGGAATGGCTTACTACATCCTGCGGAACTACCGGGGTGGACGGCGGAAGAGAACCACGCATGTGGAGATCACACCCGTGCCCCAACCGACCCGGAAGGTCGTGCGTCTCCGGAATTAG
- a CDS encoding SDR family NAD(P)-dependent oxidoreductase, producing MTVLDRFRLDGKRLFITGGSRGLGREMALAIAEAGADVVLVGRDANSLEQTAGDIRHLGREAITITGDIGNPEQCESLCRQALDDAGPFDILINNVGGRRISTPVAEQSLDDWQSILDLNLTSTFLCTRIIGAAMIERAAGGRIINLASINALVATRNIGGRSYETSKAAVIQFTRSVAADWAPHGITANVIAPGGFMTEPNQRWAKENPEVIHTFEQQVPMGCFGQPEDLGPLAVYLASDASRYMTGATLVIDGGYTLW from the coding sequence ATGACCGTCCTCGACCGCTTTCGTCTCGATGGAAAGCGACTGTTCATCACCGGCGGCAGCCGCGGGCTGGGACGCGAAATGGCCCTCGCCATTGCCGAAGCCGGTGCGGACGTCGTCCTCGTGGGGCGCGACGCAAACAGCCTCGAACAGACCGCCGGCGACATTCGGCATCTTGGTCGCGAGGCGATCACGATCACCGGCGATATCGGCAATCCGGAGCAATGCGAATCCCTCTGCCGGCAGGCCCTCGATGATGCGGGCCCGTTCGACATCCTTATCAACAATGTGGGGGGCCGACGCATCAGTACGCCAGTCGCCGAGCAGTCCCTCGACGATTGGCAATCGATCCTCGACCTGAATCTCACCAGCACGTTTCTCTGCACGCGGATCATCGGGGCCGCGATGATCGAACGGGCGGCGGGCGGGCGCATCATCAACCTCGCCTCGATCAACGCTCTGGTGGCAACGCGGAACATCGGCGGCCGGTCGTACGAGACTTCCAAGGCGGCCGTGATCCAGTTCACCCGGTCGGTCGCTGCCGACTGGGCCCCGCACGGCATCACGGCGAACGTGATTGCACCGGGCGGCTTCATGACCGAGCCGAACCAGCGGTGGGCGAAAGAGAACCCGGAAGTGATCCACACCTTCGAGCAGCAGGTGCCGATGGGCTGCTTCGGCCAGCCGGAAGACCTCGGTCCGCTCGCGGTCTACCTGGCGAGTGACGCGTCCCGGTACATGACCGGTGCGACGCTGGTGATCGACGGCGGGTATACGTTGTGGTAG
- a CDS encoding alkaline phosphatase gives MRPETPRLLTCLLLAFASVVSAADAGDVVHDLQQRAIEEGRSDAAHWGNAPDRYTAWGTHTNRLIPIYTFGTKDAGDGVDLRHWTGENSPYRSEQALRRLYGKVPADTLNPEAVYCDQANLADIQRAAIEAGKKHIFVVVFDGMDWQTTQAAAIASTGRVPYTSGRGTGLHFLDYMADGSSQYGFMVAAPHNQGTSVDVDTQTVRNPGGVQPGGYDVAKAGPNPWTAGNDSWYPMGLVGEKEAGPHPYPDSAATATAICAGVKTYNGSINVGPTGERVSTIAHEVQQDGWLVGAISSVPISHATPASAYGHNVTRNDYQDITRDLLGLPSISHPDHPLPGLDVLIGAGFGATRDNDRNQGENYVPGNRYLAGEDLEAIDIANGGKYRTVLPTPGVDGGTALREAAGQAAANGERLFGFFGIGRYGHLPFQTADGDYQPAPGRSGKAESYSAEELLQNPTLAEMTTAALEYLGAHDKPFWLLVESGDVDWANHDNNLDNSIGAVRSGDDAVKVITDWVEENSDWSESLMIVTADHGHYLNLVQPEALAGGE, from the coding sequence ATGCGCCCAGAGACGCCCCGTTTGTTGACCTGCCTGCTGCTCGCCTTCGCCTCAGTAGTCTCTGCCGCAGATGCGGGCGACGTCGTGCATGACCTGCAGCAGCGTGCCATCGAAGAAGGCCGCAGCGATGCCGCCCACTGGGGCAACGCCCCGGACCGCTACACCGCCTGGGGGACGCACACCAACCGGCTGATCCCGATCTACACCTTCGGCACGAAGGACGCCGGCGATGGTGTCGACCTGCGACACTGGACCGGCGAGAACAGCCCGTACCGCAGCGAGCAGGCGCTCCGCCGGCTGTACGGCAAGGTTCCGGCCGACACGCTCAATCCCGAGGCGGTCTACTGCGATCAGGCGAATCTGGCCGACATCCAGCGGGCCGCGATCGAAGCCGGCAAGAAGCACATCTTCGTCGTCGTTTTTGATGGCATGGACTGGCAGACGACTCAGGCCGCCGCCATCGCCAGCACCGGACGCGTCCCCTATACCTCTGGTCGCGGCACGGGACTGCACTTTCTCGACTACATGGCCGACGGCAGCTCGCAATACGGCTTCATGGTGGCCGCCCCGCACAATCAGGGCACGTCCGTCGACGTCGACACCCAGACCGTTCGCAACCCCGGTGGTGTTCAGCCGGGCGGCTACGACGTCGCGAAGGCGGGGCCGAATCCCTGGACTGCCGGCAACGACTCCTGGTACCCGATGGGACTGGTGGGCGAGAAAGAGGCCGGTCCACATCCCTACCCCGATTCTGCCGCGACGGCGACGGCGATCTGCGCCGGCGTGAAGACCTACAACGGCTCGATCAATGTCGGACCGACGGGCGAACGCGTCTCCACCATCGCCCACGAGGTCCAGCAGGATGGCTGGCTCGTCGGTGCCATCAGCAGCGTCCCGATCAGCCACGCCACCCCCGCATCGGCCTACGGCCACAACGTCACTCGCAACGACTACCAGGACATCACACGGGACCTGCTCGGGCTCCCCTCCATCTCGCATCCCGATCATCCCCTGCCCGGCCTCGACGTGCTGATTGGTGCCGGCTTCGGCGCGACGCGCGACAACGATCGCAACCAGGGGGAAAACTACGTCCCCGGCAACCGCTACCTGGCCGGCGAGGACCTCGAAGCGATCGACATCGCCAACGGCGGCAAGTACCGGACCGTCCTCCCAACACCGGGCGTCGACGGCGGAACCGCCCTGCGTGAAGCCGCCGGACAGGCTGCAGCGAACGGCGAGCGACTGTTCGGATTCTTCGGCATCGGTCGATACGGACACCTTCCGTTCCAGACCGCTGACGGCGACTACCAGCCGGCTCCGGGACGTAGCGGCAAGGCCGAGTCGTACTCTGCCGAGGAACTGCTGCAGAACCCGACGCTGGCCGAAATGACGACCGCAGCACTCGAGTACCTCGGCGCCCACGACAAGCCATTCTGGCTGCTGGTCGAATCGGGGGACGTCGACTGGGCCAACCACGACAACAACCTCGACAACTCGATCGGTGCCGTCCGCAGTGGCGATGATGCCGTGAAGGTGATCACCGACTGGGTCGAGGAGAACAGCGACTGGTCGGAATCGCTGATGATCGTCACCGCCGACCACGGCCACTACCTGAATCTCGTGCAGCCGGAAGCGCTGGCAGGAGGTGAATAG
- a CDS encoding sugar phosphate isomerase/epimerase family protein: MRLLSPSVRRMSLVFAGLLFAVAVAGSVQGQEDATAAKRLDDPDRLVAWCVVPFDANKRGPRERAEMLERLGFHKLAYDWRAEHVPTFEEEILELKQHGIEFFAFWSVHEEAFRLFEKHGIAPQIWKTAPSPKADSQEARVAAAGRQMLPLVERTRQAGCKLGLYNHGGWGGEPANLVAVCRWLRENADADHVGIVYNLHHGHGHIDDFATSLAAMQPYLLCLNLNGMNDNARPKIVSLGRGQHEKKLLEVIRESGYDGPIGLLDHRNEMDAEQSLRENLDGLRELTAELNSADN, encoded by the coding sequence ATGCGGCTACTCAGTCCTTCCGTTCGTCGCATGAGTCTTGTGTTCGCGGGGCTGCTGTTCGCAGTCGCCGTGGCAGGAAGCGTTCAGGGCCAGGAAGACGCCACAGCCGCGAAGCGGCTCGACGATCCGGACCGGCTGGTTGCCTGGTGCGTGGTCCCGTTCGATGCGAACAAACGGGGGCCCCGCGAGCGTGCCGAGATGCTCGAGCGCCTCGGCTTTCACAAACTCGCGTACGACTGGCGTGCCGAACACGTCCCCACGTTCGAGGAAGAGATTCTCGAACTGAAGCAGCACGGCATCGAGTTCTTCGCCTTCTGGAGCGTGCACGAGGAGGCGTTCCGCCTGTTCGAAAAGCACGGCATCGCGCCGCAGATCTGGAAGACGGCCCCCAGTCCGAAGGCCGACTCGCAGGAAGCCCGCGTCGCTGCCGCCGGCCGTCAGATGCTGCCCCTGGTCGAGCGAACCCGGCAGGCCGGCTGCAAACTGGGGCTGTACAATCACGGCGGCTGGGGCGGCGAACCGGCCAATCTCGTTGCCGTCTGCAGGTGGCTCCGCGAGAACGCGGACGCCGATCACGTCGGCATCGTCTACAACCTGCACCATGGTCACGGCCACATCGACGATTTCGCCACGTCGCTCGCCGCCATGCAGCCGTACCTGCTCTGCCTGAATCTGAACGGCATGAACGACAACGCTCGACCGAAGATCGTCTCGCTCGGACGGGGGCAGCACGAGAAAAAGCTGCTCGAGGTCATCAGGGAGAGCGGCTACGACGGCCCGATCGGTCTGCTCGATCACCGTAACGAAATGGACGCAGAGCAAAGCCTCCGCGAGAATCTCGACGGGCTGCGTGAACTGACGGCAGAGCTCAACTCCGCAGACAACTGA